Proteins encoded by one window of Clostridium perfringens:
- a CDS encoding DUF4932 domain-containing protein, with translation MRNLILEVNKNIELMNIILLTSRYSEILSERFGFKVDFVDYSNEKYIRDINDYFQKYSDHEIYIKLEEMIKDGFFLGRPMVFALALDNEEGADFKYEISEFNIKLSGGIKKLEEFRVLFNSFKEETKFDDFFSKVEVYYKDDLEYFNRILEKYNFINNLEEFSGNKNTNYNFVMSNLSKYNFGFDLNKDKEKYINIVFNLSIFLGDAIFIDNDYDICNLIFHELSHPVINPLTESNLALVNEYKEIHEELEKYKSEFSGYGDWEECVNEHIVRALSIHLSKKYFDIDFTNRRIEFDYNLGYRYIKEIVSKLEEYEKNRNRYKSIEEFYPELIKVFVI, from the coding sequence ATGAGGAATTTAATTTTAGAAGTAAATAAAAATATTGAACTAATGAATATAATTTTACTTACAAGTAGATATAGTGAGATTTTAAGTGAGAGATTTGGATTTAAGGTAGATTTTGTAGATTATTCTAATGAAAAGTATATTAGAGATATAAATGACTACTTTCAAAAATACTCTGATCATGAAATATATATAAAGTTAGAAGAAATGATTAAAGATGGGTTTTTCTTAGGTAGACCTATGGTTTTTGCTTTAGCTTTAGATAATGAAGAGGGGGCAGACTTTAAGTATGAAATTAGTGAGTTTAATATAAAATTAAGTGGAGGAATTAAGAAGCTAGAAGAATTTAGAGTTTTATTTAATTCGTTTAAGGAAGAAACAAAGTTTGATGATTTTTTCTCTAAAGTTGAAGTATATTATAAAGATGATTTAGAATACTTCAATAGAATTTTAGAAAAATATAATTTCATTAATAACTTAGAAGAATTTTCAGGCAATAAAAATACTAACTATAATTTTGTTATGAGTAATTTATCTAAATATAATTTTGGTTTTGATTTAAATAAGGATAAAGAAAAGTATATAAATATTGTATTTAATTTAAGTATTTTTTTAGGTGATGCTATTTTTATTGATAATGATTATGACATATGCAATTTAATTTTTCATGAGTTAAGTCATCCTGTGATAAATCCATTAACTGAGAGTAATTTAGCTTTAGTTAATGAATATAAAGAAATACATGAAGAACTTGAAAAATATAAATCTGAATTCTCTGGTTATGGTGATTGGGAAGAATGTGTTAATGAGCATATAGTAAGAGCCTTATCAATACATTTAAGTAAAAAATACTTTGATATTGATTTTACTAATAGAAGAATTGAATTTGATTATAACTTAGGTTATAGATATATTAAGGAGATAGTCAGTAAGTTAGAGGAATACGAGAAAAATAGAAACAGATATAAATCCATAGAGGAATTTTATCCAGAACTTATAAAAGTATTTGTAATATAA
- a CDS encoding bacteriocin immunity protein produces MENSEKLTRKEKRELVENNLLARVYDLILNEQTSEEERSILVEFKNAVESGKDFQLETMKLAETLRQLALSKFKHKEKLSDEVSKFYMDISTTGLFEKNLAIGLCATKLWFQ; encoded by the coding sequence ATGGAAAATTCAGAGAAATTAACCAGAAAAGAAAAAAGAGAATTAGTGGAAAATAATTTATTAGCACGAGTTTATGATTTAATTCTAAATGAACAAACTTCTGAAGAAGAACGTAGTATCTTAGTTGAATTTAAAAATGCAGTTGAAAGTGGAAAAGATTTTCAATTAGAAACAATGAAATTAGCAGAAACTTTAAGACAATTAGCACTTAGTAAGTTTAAACATAAAGAAAAACTTAGTGATGAAGTTAGTAAGTTTTATATGGACATTTCTACTACAGGACTATTCGAGAAAAATTTAGCTATTGGTTTATGTGCAACTAAACTTTGGTTTCAATAA
- a CDS encoding DUF6483 family protein: MRFEQDYIKRVIDSIGKMCVAIVAGKNVIESNIEDNNYDMKISEDDLLEIMVKKYVDQGNINEAENIIFEAIKIHKTKKSYEITLDFYKHINDYSDEKLQELNFSREEIVDGLNEIKNTFR; encoded by the coding sequence ATGCGATTTGAACAGGATTATATTAAACGAGTTATAGATTCTATAGGGAAAATGTGTGTTGCTATTGTGGCTGGGAAGAATGTTATTGAAAGTAATATAGAAGATAACAATTATGATATGAAAATTTCAGAAGATGATTTATTAGAGATTATGGTTAAAAAATATGTTGATCAAGGAAATATAAATGAAGCTGAAAATATAATTTTTGAAGCTATAAAAATTCACAAAACTAAAAAGAGTTATGAAATTACTTTAGATTTTTATAAGCATATAAATGACTATAGTGATGAGAAGTTACAAGAACTTAATTTTTCAAGAGAAGAAATAGTAGATGGGTTAAATGAAATTAAAAATACATTTAGATAA
- a CDS encoding GNAT family N-acetyltransferase, whose product MKNLVFKEDIILNVKDILYLYNDVGWSSYTKDIDSLIKSIKNSLKVISVWDKDLLVGLIRVVGDGHSIIYIQDILILQKYQNRGIGKRLIEIILDKYKNVMQKVLLTDKEEKNILFYKKVGFSMAEEFGCVSFVKF is encoded by the coding sequence ATGAAGAATTTAGTTTTTAAAGAAGATATTATTTTAAATGTTAAAGATATACTATATTTGTATAATGATGTTGGTTGGAGTTCATATACTAAAGATATAGATTCTTTAATTAAATCAATTAAAAATTCATTGAAAGTAATAAGTGTTTGGGACAAGGATTTATTGGTGGGTTTGATAAGAGTTGTAGGAGATGGACATTCTATAATTTATATTCAAGATATTTTAATATTACAAAAGTACCAAAACAGAGGAATAGGAAAAAGACTTATAGAAATTATTTTAGATAAATATAAAAATGTTATGCAAAAAGTACTTTTAACAGATAAAGAGGAGAAAAATATTTTATTCTATAAAAAAGTTGGATTTTCTATGGCTGAAGAATTTGGCTGTGTATCATTTGTAAAGTTTTAA
- a CDS encoding creatininase, protein MYENVKMENMTWREFAKKKDDVIILPIGSTEQHGPHLPTCVDTVIANGFAYRIAEKINGVVAPALSYGYKSKPLSGGGPLFPGTIDLNGATLQALVMDIIDEFVRDGFTKIFILSAHFENEAFIVEAMDLCSAKYGDKVQLLLTNWWDPMSPDVIDKVFDEVPFPGWALEHAAVTETSLMMYFAPELVREDKIMDTENASPATYYRYPIEKDIVPETGILASAKSSSAERGKIIVDDVIPNIIKIIDKAFK, encoded by the coding sequence ATGTATGAAAATGTAAAAATGGAAAACATGACATGGAGAGAATTTGCGAAGAAAAAAGATGATGTAATTATATTACCAATAGGATCTACAGAACAACATGGACCTCATCTTCCAACTTGTGTAGATACTGTAATAGCAAATGGATTTGCTTATAGAATTGCTGAAAAAATAAATGGGGTAGTTGCTCCTGCTTTATCATATGGATACAAATCAAAACCATTAAGTGGTGGTGGCCCATTATTCCCAGGAACTATAGATTTAAATGGAGCTACATTACAAGCTTTAGTAATGGATATAATAGACGAATTTGTTCGTGATGGATTTACAAAAATATTTATATTAAGTGCTCATTTTGAAAATGAAGCATTCATAGTAGAAGCTATGGATTTATGTTCTGCAAAATATGGAGATAAAGTACAATTACTTCTTACTAACTGGTGGGATCCAATGTCACCTGACGTAATTGATAAGGTATTTGATGAAGTACCATTCCCAGGTTGGGCTTTAGAACATGCTGCAGTTACAGAAACATCATTAATGATGTATTTTGCACCAGAACTTGTTAGAGAAGATAAGATCATGGATACAGAAAATGCTAGCCCTGCAACTTATTATAGATACCCAATAGAAAAAGATATTGTTCCTGAAACTGGAATACTTGCATCAGCTAAATCTTCATCAGCTGAAAGAGGAAAAATAATAGTTGATGATGTTATTCCAAACATTATCAAGATTATTGACAAAGCTTTTAAATAA
- a CDS encoding NAD(+) diphosphatase — MNYCFQCGTKLINKQCNNEGEVPYCNKCEMFRFPTFSSAISAIVLNPDKNKVLLMQQYGRKDNILVAGYISKGENAEQTLVREIKEETGLNVKDYQYMKSSYYEKTNTLMCNFICVVDSEDLSQINEEVDKAEWFSFKDALKNIKSKSLAEEFLIYAFKKMNYI; from the coding sequence ATGAATTATTGCTTTCAGTGTGGCACTAAATTAATAAATAAACAATGTAATAATGAGGGGGAGGTTCCATATTGTAATAAGTGTGAAATGTTTCGTTTCCCAACATTTAGTTCAGCTATAAGTGCAATTGTTTTAAATCCTGATAAAAATAAAGTGTTGCTTATGCAACAGTATGGAAGAAAAGATAATATACTTGTAGCAGGATACATTAGTAAAGGTGAAAATGCAGAACAGACTTTAGTAAGAGAAATAAAAGAAGAAACAGGTCTTAATGTTAAAGATTATCAATATATGAAGAGTAGTTATTATGAAAAGACTAATACATTAATGTGTAATTTTATTTGTGTGGTAGATAGTGAAGATTTAAGTCAAATTAATGAGGAAGTTGATAAAGCAGAATGGTTTTCTTTTAAAGATGCATTAAAAAATATTAAAAGCAAAAGTTTAGCTGAGGAATTTTTAATATATGCCTTCAAAAAGATGAATTACATATAA
- the codA gene encoding cytosine deaminase, protein MKAILFKNARLKGNETLVDLLVENGVYKEIGPNLSEKYKDVETYDLKGDLVVPPYVDPHIHLDYVYTARMPGANNGTGTLFEGIQRWSETKGNMTIDEIKERARIALKKEILYGTQYMRTHVDVTDPKFTGLKAIMELKEEYKDIIDIQIIAFPQEGMYSYKGGDELVEEALKMGADVVGAIPHFEFTREMGEKSVKKTIELAMKYNKLIDVHCDETDDDQSRFVELLAAESYLNGIGELTTASHACAMGSYNNAYAFKLFKLLKLSKMNFISCPTENIHLQGRYDTYPKRRGLTRVKELNDAGINVCFAQDSISDPWYPLGNGNLMNILDAGIHICHMMSVDEVNNALDLITTNGAKTLHIQDKYGIEVGKDANFIVLNAKNEFDAILERVGVNCSVRRGEFLFKREPEIIDTKITLLK, encoded by the coding sequence ATGAAAGCTATTTTATTTAAAAATGCTAGATTAAAAGGAAATGAAACACTAGTTGATTTACTTGTTGAAAATGGAGTTTATAAGGAAATAGGTCCAAATCTTTCTGAAAAATATAAAGATGTAGAAACTTATGATTTAAAAGGAGATCTTGTTGTACCACCTTATGTTGATCCACATATTCATTTAGACTATGTATATACAGCTCGTATGCCTGGTGCAAATAATGGAACAGGAACTCTTTTTGAAGGAATTCAAAGATGGTCTGAAACAAAAGGAAACATGACAATAGATGAAATTAAAGAACGTGCAAGAATAGCTCTTAAAAAAGAGATTTTATATGGTACTCAATATATGAGAACACATGTTGATGTAACAGATCCTAAGTTTACAGGATTAAAAGCTATTATGGAATTAAAAGAAGAATATAAAGATATTATAGATATTCAAATCATAGCTTTCCCACAAGAAGGAATGTATTCTTATAAAGGTGGAGATGAATTAGTAGAAGAAGCTTTAAAAATGGGTGCTGATGTAGTTGGTGCTATTCCTCATTTTGAATTCACAAGAGAAATGGGAGAAAAATCAGTTAAGAAAACTATAGAACTTGCAATGAAATATAACAAATTAATAGATGTTCACTGTGATGAAACTGATGATGATCAATCAAGATTTGTTGAATTATTAGCAGCAGAATCTTATTTAAATGGAATTGGAGAACTTACAACTGCAAGCCATGCTTGTGCTATGGGTTCATATAATAATGCTTATGCATTTAAATTATTCAAACTTTTAAAATTATCAAAAATGAACTTCATATCATGTCCAACAGAAAATATTCACTTACAAGGAAGATATGACACTTATCCAAAGAGAAGAGGTCTTACAAGAGTTAAAGAATTAAATGATGCAGGAATTAATGTTTGTTTTGCTCAAGATTCAATCTCAGACCCATGGTACCCATTAGGAAATGGTAACCTAATGAATATATTAGATGCTGGTATTCACATATGTCATATGATGTCTGTTGATGAAGTTAATAATGCCTTAGATTTAATCACAACAAATGGTGCTAAAACTCTTCATATCCAAGACAAATATGGTATAGAAGTAGGAAAAGATGCTAACTTCATAGTTTTAAATGCTAAAAATGAATTTGATGCAATCCTTGAAAGAGTTGGAGTTAACTGCTCTGTAAGAAGAGGAGAATTCCTATTTAAGAGAGAACCAGAAATAATAGATACAAAAATAACTCTATTAAAATAG
- a CDS encoding FtsX-like permease family protein, translating to MKAYKKSIVREILSSKARFFSIMVIIFLGVAFYSGIKSAGPDMNKTINKFYNNENLMDSKVISTLGLSDKDLDLLKNDPKILDYYGTHSIDANLTNMSNVVKFMEYDGKNNINNLVVLEGKLPEKSGEIALDERAFKLNKNLKIGDDFIIETDENTMKNFKESKFKIVGIVKSPMYIEKESRGSTTVGKGTIDYFGILNSNDINMDAYTEIYVRFKNIQGLDAYGDEYKELMEENNKYLEDLYSNREVERVEEIKEEAKKEFNKAYEELNENEKLLLDKEKELQEGKAQLAEGKKQYSDKKLEFEKVIKEGEANILKSEKELEEGQAEIKNQKSNMEEGEAKLNDVKTTLHNSRQEFLNQGINPDESTNGLKEKIENLKSLSKTMISLSNDIKTTVTNLSGNEKIPAEKIQYWKGIVANLGLNELNGAIEGLEKNPENKNIALGLSDSLDKSVKSINDNTSKLQVLLDGITKYQEGKNQYETQVAVFNEGKSKLYEAEKQLEKGKAELAEGKKSLEEGKAKGERELQKAKKKLDESEEKLKEGQKAIEENKEKLAEGRKEVEEKEKSTLNDLDECNYYVFDRTDNPGYSGYKDSINSLDSIASVLPVFFFIVAVLICLTTMTRMVEEKRIEIGTMKALGYEDFEISLKFVIYAALASILGCLLGILVGSNILPKIISNAYTSVYALPSIDTYYYPSYTIQALVISILCTVGAALFVVRVELKNKPSNLMRPKAPKLGKKILLERITPIWKRLNFNQKVTFRNIFRYKQRMLMTIFGIAGCMALLVTGFGLKDSNTGMVEKQFDKLWKYEAMVVFGDNPTEAEIEKYNETLKELPGYENNLRMHQESVTFSKEGMNKQTVSLYVPENKGELDEFILLNDRTSGEKYEIPDEGVIINEKLGKLLGVSIGDTITFKDENNNPHEVKVEEIAENYLMHSMYMSPEYYEKVFGKKAIYNTDLINFDKSKINEDEISSKLMECKDVVNVTMTSQIEKTTKESAANMNVVMLVIILSAGSLAFIVLYNLNNINVSERIRELSTIKVLGFFDDEVTMYILRENIILTLLGILAGSVLGKILHAFIIRTSETDTMMMYPKIHISSYIFSALITILFTVIVMILMHVKLRKVNMIDALKSNE from the coding sequence ATGAAGGCATATAAAAAGTCTATAGTAAGAGAAATTCTATCATCAAAAGCCAGATTCTTTTCTATAATGGTAATTATATTTTTAGGGGTTGCATTTTACTCTGGAATAAAATCAGCAGGCCCAGATATGAATAAAACCATAAATAAGTTTTATAATAATGAAAATCTTATGGATAGCAAGGTTATTTCAACTTTAGGATTAAGTGATAAAGATTTGGATTTACTTAAGAATGATCCTAAGATTTTAGATTATTATGGTACTCATAGTATAGATGCAAACTTAACTAATATGAGCAATGTGGTTAAGTTTATGGAGTATGATGGAAAAAATAATATAAATAATTTAGTTGTATTAGAAGGTAAGTTACCAGAAAAAAGTGGTGAAATAGCTTTAGATGAAAGAGCTTTTAAGCTTAATAAAAACTTAAAAATTGGTGATGATTTTATAATTGAGACTGATGAAAATACAATGAAGAACTTTAAAGAAAGTAAGTTTAAAATCGTTGGGATTGTAAAAAGTCCAATGTATATTGAAAAAGAGTCAAGAGGATCAACTACTGTTGGAAAAGGAACTATTGATTACTTTGGCATATTAAATAGCAATGATATAAATATGGATGCTTACACTGAAATATATGTAAGATTTAAGAATATACAAGGTCTTGATGCTTATGGAGATGAGTACAAGGAATTAATGGAAGAGAATAATAAATATCTTGAAGATTTATATTCTAATAGAGAAGTAGAAAGAGTTGAAGAGATAAAAGAGGAAGCCAAAAAAGAGTTTAATAAGGCTTATGAAGAGTTAAATGAAAATGAAAAGTTACTTTTAGATAAGGAAAAAGAATTACAAGAGGGGAAAGCACAATTAGCAGAAGGAAAAAAACAATATAGTGATAAAAAGTTAGAGTTTGAAAAGGTAATTAAAGAGGGAGAAGCCAATATTCTAAAGAGTGAAAAGGAATTAGAAGAAGGGCAGGCTGAAATTAAGAATCAAAAGTCTAATATGGAAGAGGGAGAAGCAAAGTTAAATGATGTAAAAACTACCCTTCATAATAGTAGACAAGAATTTTTAAATCAGGGAATTAATCCAGATGAAAGTACAAATGGATTAAAGGAGAAAATAGAAAATCTAAAAAGTTTATCTAAAACAATGATTTCTCTATCTAATGATATAAAAACTACAGTTACTAATCTTTCAGGAAATGAAAAAATACCAGCTGAAAAGATTCAGTACTGGAAAGGTATAGTAGCTAACTTAGGATTAAATGAGTTAAATGGAGCGATAGAGGGCTTAGAAAAAAATCCAGAAAACAAAAATATTGCTTTAGGACTTTCAGATTCTTTAGATAAAAGTGTTAAATCTATTAATGATAATACTTCAAAATTACAAGTATTGTTAGATGGAATAACTAAATATCAAGAGGGAAAAAATCAGTATGAAACTCAAGTGGCTGTATTTAATGAAGGTAAAAGTAAACTTTATGAAGCTGAAAAACAATTAGAAAAGGGTAAGGCAGAATTAGCTGAGGGAAAAAAATCTCTTGAGGAAGGAAAAGCTAAAGGAGAAAGAGAACTTCAAAAGGCAAAGAAGAAGTTAGATGAATCAGAAGAAAAGTTAAAAGAGGGCCAAAAAGCAATAGAAGAAAATAAGGAAAAACTAGCAGAAGGAAGAAAAGAAGTTGAAGAAAAAGAAAAATCAACTTTAAATGATTTGGATGAATGTAATTACTACGTATTTGATAGAACTGATAATCCAGGATATTCAGGATACAAGGATTCTATTAATAGTTTAGATAGCATTGCATCAGTATTACCTGTGTTTTTCTTTATAGTGGCAGTCTTAATTTGTTTAACAACAATGACAAGAATGGTAGAGGAGAAGAGAATAGAAATAGGTACTATGAAGGCTTTAGGATATGAAGATTTTGAAATTTCCTTAAAGTTTGTAATATATGCAGCCTTAGCAAGTATTTTAGGATGTCTACTTGGAATATTAGTTGGAAGCAACATTCTTCCTAAAATAATAAGCAATGCTTATACAAGTGTATATGCTCTTCCTAGTATAGATACTTATTACTATCCATCTTATACAATTCAAGCTTTAGTAATATCAATATTATGTACAGTGGGAGCAGCCTTATTTGTTGTAAGAGTTGAGCTTAAAAATAAGCCATCAAATCTTATGAGACCAAAGGCTCCAAAACTAGGTAAAAAGATATTATTAGAAAGAATTACACCAATTTGGAAAAGATTAAACTTCAATCAAAAGGTAACATTTAGAAATATATTTAGATATAAACAGCGTATGCTTATGACTATCTTTGGTATTGCAGGATGTATGGCACTTCTTGTTACTGGTTTTGGACTTAAGGATTCAAATACTGGAATGGTTGAAAAGCAATTTGATAAGTTATGGAAATATGAAGCTATGGTAGTCTTTGGAGATAATCCTACAGAAGCAGAGATTGAAAAATATAATGAAACTTTAAAAGAATTACCTGGATATGAAAATAATTTAAGAATGCACCAAGAATCAGTAACCTTTAGCAAAGAAGGAATGAATAAGCAAACAGTTAGTCTATATGTACCTGAAAATAAAGGTGAGCTAGATGAGTTTATACTTTTAAATGATAGAACTTCAGGAGAAAAATATGAGATTCCAGATGAGGGTGTTATTATTAATGAAAAGTTAGGAAAACTTTTAGGGGTATCCATTGGAGATACAATAACCTTTAAGGATGAAAATAATAATCCTCATGAGGTGAAAGTAGAGGAGATAGCTGAAAATTATCTTATGCATTCAATGTATATGTCACCAGAATATTATGAAAAAGTCTTTGGGAAGAAAGCTATCTACAACACAGATCTTATAAACTTTGATAAGAGTAAGATCAATGAAGATGAAATATCCTCAAAACTTATGGAATGCAAGGACGTTGTGAATGTAACAATGACATCACAAATAGAAAAGACAACTAAAGAGTCAGCGGCTAACATGAATGTAGTAATGCTAGTAATAATATTATCAGCAGGATCATTAGCTTTTATAGTTTTATACAATCTAAACAATATAAATGTCTCTGAGCGTATAAGAGAACTATCAACCATAAAAGTTCTTGGATTTTTTGATGATGAAGTTACAATGTATATATTAAGAGAAAATATAATCTTAACCTTATTAGGAATATTGGCAGGATCAGTTTTAGGAAAGATTCTACATGCCTTCATAATAAGGACATCAGAAACAGATACTATGATGATGTATCCTAAGATACATATATCAAGTTATATATTCTCAGCTTTAATAACTATACTTTTCACAGTAATAGTTATGATACTTATGCATGTTAAGTTAAGAAAAGTTAATATGATTGATGCATTGAAATCAAATGAATAA
- the cls gene encoding cardiolipin synthase — translation MIFTFFSNLVHIVNLLTIFYMIFKENRSSKSIISWTLVLIILPYIGFILFLILGRKVNTKDIFIMKKSELTLFDKYIKKLKSADNSNDDLKRAKHSDMIKAIESMEYSPYRKDVETKVFFDGKELFDDILESLKKAQKSINIEFYIFKNDDIGSKVLDILKEKAKSGVEVRLLYDSVGSRTTNRKKLQSAIDASVKVGEFFPSLLRLININMNFRNHRKIIVIDNKVGYVGGFNVGDEYLGKDPKFGYWRDTHIKFMGDSVRDLDLRFWADWRYATKEDIDLSHLIDYKNEQAPSTMANYSKCGMQIISSGPNPDNFYEIKLSYLEMIQKAKKYIYIQSPYLILDNSISDSLKLASISGVDVRIMIPGKGDHPFVYWANLKYAGDLLNFGVKIYHYDKNAFLHSKTLVIDDEVCSIGTANMDTRSFELNFEVIAMLYSDEIAKIQRKQFEKDMLISKELTRKDYLKRGTSVKIKESFSKLFSALL, via the coding sequence ATGATTTTTACTTTTTTCTCTAATTTAGTTCATATTGTAAATTTATTAACTATTTTTTATATGATTTTTAAAGAGAATCGTTCTTCTAAGAGTATAATTTCTTGGACATTAGTATTAATTATATTACCATACATAGGTTTTATTCTATTTTTAATCTTAGGAAGAAAAGTTAATACTAAAGATATTTTTATAATGAAAAAATCTGAACTTACTCTCTTTGATAAATATATAAAAAAATTAAAAAGTGCTGATAATTCAAATGATGATTTAAAAAGAGCCAAGCATTCTGATATGATTAAAGCTATTGAAAGTATGGAGTACTCACCTTATAGAAAAGATGTGGAAACTAAAGTATTTTTTGATGGTAAGGAATTATTTGATGATATTTTAGAAAGCTTAAAGAAAGCACAAAAAAGCATAAATATAGAATTTTACATATTTAAAAATGATGATATTGGTTCAAAAGTCTTAGATATTCTTAAAGAAAAAGCTAAATCTGGCGTTGAAGTAAGATTATTATATGACTCTGTAGGAAGTAGAACTACCAATAGAAAAAAACTTCAGTCTGCAATTGATGCTAGTGTAAAAGTTGGTGAATTCTTCCCTTCCCTACTTAGATTAATAAACATAAACATGAACTTTAGAAACCATCGTAAAATAATAGTTATAGATAATAAAGTAGGCTATGTTGGTGGCTTTAATGTAGGAGATGAATATTTAGGTAAAGATCCTAAGTTTGGTTACTGGAGAGATACTCATATAAAATTCATGGGTGACTCAGTAAGAGACTTAGATTTAAGATTTTGGGCTGATTGGAGATATGCTACTAAGGAAGATATTGATTTAAGCCACTTAATAGATTATAAAAATGAACAAGCCCCTTCTACAATGGCTAATTATTCAAAGTGTGGTATGCAAATAATATCTAGTGGCCCTAACCCTGATAACTTTTATGAAATCAAATTATCATATTTAGAAATGATTCAAAAAGCTAAAAAATATATTTATATACAATCACCATACTTAATTTTAGATAACAGCATATCTGATAGTTTAAAACTTGCATCTATTTCTGGAGTTGATGTAAGAATAATGATACCTGGTAAAGGTGATCACCCCTTTGTTTATTGGGCAAATCTAAAATACGCTGGAGATTTACTAAACTTTGGAGTAAAAATATATCATTATGACAAAAATGCTTTCCTTCACTCTAAAACCTTAGTTATAGATGATGAAGTATGTTCAATAGGAACTGCCAATATGGATACAAGAAGCTTTGAACTAAACTTTGAAGTAATTGCTATGCTATACTCAGATGAAATAGCAAAAATACAACGTAAACAGTTTGAAAAGGACATGCTTATTTCAAAAGAATTGACTAGGAAAGACTATCTTAAGAGAGGAACTTCTGTTAAAATTAAAGAATCATTTTCAAAGCTCTTCTCAGCTTTACTTTAA